The following coding sequences lie in one Arachis hypogaea cultivar Tifrunner chromosome 9, arahy.Tifrunner.gnm2.J5K5, whole genome shotgun sequence genomic window:
- the LOC112709781 gene encoding protein REDUCED CHLOROPLAST COVERAGE 3 isoform X1, translating to MAPRSGKGKSNKAKTEKKKKEEKAGAPSLVDITVVTPYDSHIVLKGISTDKILDVRRLLAVKVETCHFTNYSLSHEVKGQRLNDRIEVVTLKPCLLRMVEENYTEEAYAVAHVRRLLDIVACTTRFGKPKRGPLSPDSKPKKNAKAQNQIKGGSSPPSTPNGEIRAGSPPAPAERVIPAISDSVGMVAIHPTPKLSDFYEFFSFSHLTPPILHLKRCELKSEEDRSKGDYFQLQVKICNGKVIEVVASEKGFYTVGKQSLQSHTLVDLLQQLSRGFANAYESLMKAFSEHNKFGNLPYGFRANTWLVPPSVAESPSNFPALPAEDESWGGNGGGQGRNGEYELRQWASDFAVLASLPCKTEEERVVRDRKAFLLHSRFVDTSIFKAIKAIQHVMESNMKNESNSPSSILHEEHVGDLSVVVKCDIRNGNRKYDSISNESSLHKEDAQKNLLKGLTADESVIVHDTSSLTSVVVHHCGYTATVRVVGNLNISKPNAHDIEIDDQPDGGANALNINSLRLLLHKHVDEPSEGTLSSPPNSDDLDSSKQLVWKVIQDCLEKITQETGVSRRFFRWELGSCWMQHLQKQENSADSSSKNKDDIKDVEQAVKGLGQQFKFLKRREKKESNLDGSDSSEQNDSNKVQQSNEESSSSAELEKLLSNDAFLRLKESGTGLHLKSVDELISMAHKYYDEIALPKLATDFGSLELSPVDGRTLTDFMHLRGLQMRSLGEVVKLAENLPHIQSLCIHEMITRAFKHLLKAVIASVDNVADLSAIIASTLNFLLGGSQTEDADQNLGDDHNLRFKWLNIFLSKRFGWTLKDEFQHLRKLSILRGLCQKVGLELVSRDYDMESSKPFSKYDIISLVPVCKHVGCSSVDGRNLLESSKIALDKGKLEDAVNYGTKALAKMMTVCGPYHRTTASAYSLLAVVLYHTGDFNQATIYQQKALDINERELGLDHPDTMKSYGDLSVFYYRLQHIELALKYVNRALFLLHFTCGLSHPNTAATYINVAMMEEGMGNVHVALRYLHEALKCNKRLLGADHIQTAASYHAIAIALSLMEAYSLSVQHEQTTLKILQAKLGPEDLRTQDAAAWLEYFESKAIEQQEAAKNGTPKPDASIASKGHLSVSDLMDFISPDQDSKGNDTQRKQRRAKIVPLNDSHQEHDDGLAEDEGIIFEDSKDATIITKTVEEKNSRVIDSKELKENSGLTRHEPVTSEVVYETSSDEGWQEANSKGRSANPANRKFGHRKRPLLTKVSIDNYNFREGGYRNDTPSPPKKGSPKVTLATLSPSRQSKVRSQNSNEDFVSHPTKASMSKILSPPPALSSLASKSISYKEVALAPPGTVLKPLLEKVERENNEAENESSTNSTVISTNEETCQSSIVDTASKHDETQGTHETEIQQENCSSESEVSPVPDQVKPTETNGSKLSAAAKPFNPGMLSMSNHHLSIYDANVSQGMLVEPVLPPAAARVPCGPRSPLYYRTNYAFRMKHGFSKSHTPIRERTYGAPRIMNPHAPEFVPRNASQLDTGNANVSSEENKADEKFVKGKDSSLKSSISESEKSEIARQILLSFLVKSVQQNIDSVDESKASEGKHEKSENSSSDAIAKDSAIIKITYGDEENNKVPNSSDSEEPEDVSRKVNGDGEGFIVVTKRRKSKQKITNGVTELHNQQSICASVR from the exons ATGGCCCCAAGGTCAGGAAAAGGGAAATCAAATAAAGCTAAgactgagaagaagaaaaaagaagagaaag CAGGAGCACCTTCTCTTGTTGACATAACTGTGGTTACTCCCTATGATTCACATATTGTATTGAAG GGTATCTCTACTGATAAGATACTTGATGTAAGGAGGCTATTGGCTGTGAAGGTGGAGACATGCCATTTTACAAACTATTCTCTATCTCATGAG GTTAAGGGTCAGAGATTAAATGACAGAATTGAAGTTGTTACCCTAAAGCCATGTCTTCTAAGAATGGTTGAAG AGAATTACACAGAGGAAGCTTATGCTGTTGCACACGTGCGGAGGCTGTTGGACATAGTGGCCTGCACAACAAGGTTCGGGAAGCCCAAAAGAGGCCCATTAAGCCCAGATTCTAAGCCCAAGAAGAACGCTAAGGCCCAAAATCAGATTAAGGGAGGTTCGAGTCCACCGTCTACACCTAATGGCGAAATCCGTGCCGGATCTCCGCCGGCGCCGGCGGAGCGGGTTATCCCGGCGATATCAGATAGCGTTGGCATGGTGGCGATTCACCCGACGCCGAAGCTTTCAGATTTTTACgagttcttctctttctctcaccTCACTCCACCTATTCTAC ATTTGAAGAGATGTGAGCTGAAAAGTGAAGAAGATAGAAGTAAAGGAGACTACTTTCAGCTTCAG GTTAAAATCTGCAATGGGAAGGTAATAGAAGTGGTGGCTTCAGAGAAAGGGTTTTATACTGTTGGAAAACAATCTCTGCAAAGTCACACTTTGGTTGATCTTCTGCAACAGCTAAGCCGAGGTTTCGCTAAT GCATATGAATCTTTAATGAAAGCTTTCTCGGAACATAATAAG TTTGGCAATCTTCCATATGGATTCCGAGCAAATACCTGGCTTGTCCCTCCATCTGTTGCCGAGTCACCTTCAAACTTTCCTGCCCTTCCTGCTGAGGACGAAAGCTGGGGTGGTAATGGTGGTGGCCAAGGTAGAAATGGTGAATATGAGCTTAGACAATGGGCTTCAGATTTTGCAGTATTAGCTTCTCTTCCATGCAAAACTGAAGAGGAGAGAGTGGTCAGAGATAGAAAAGCTTTCCTGCTGCACAGTCGATTTGTTGATACCTCGATATTCAAGGCCATCAAGGCAATACAGCATGTCATGGAATCCAATATGAAGAATGAATCAAATTCTCCAAGTTCAATTCTGCATGAAGAGCATGTAGGAGACTTGTCAGTTGTCGTCAAATGTGATATTCGCAATGGAAATAGAAAGTATGATTCTATATCTAATGAATCCAGTCTGCATAAGGAGGATGCTCAGAAGAATTTGCTCAAAGGTTTGACTGCAGATGAAAGTGTAATTGTTCAT GATACATCTTCATTAACTTCTGTAGTTGTGCATCATTGTGGATATACTGCAACAGTAAGGGTCGTAGGTAACTTAAATATTAGCAAGCCTAATGCTCACGATATTGAAATAGACGATCAACCAGATGGAGGGGCAAATGCTCTTAACATCAACAG TTTGAGGCTACTGCTTCACAAACATGTAGACGAACCCTCAGAAGGAACTTTATCATCTCCACCAAATTCGGATGACTTAGATAGCTCTAAGCAACTTGTCTGGAAGGTAATACAAGATTGCTTGGAAAAGATAACACAGGAGACGGGTGTTTCAAGGAGGTTTTTTAGATGGGAACTTGGTTCCTGTTGGATGCAACATCTgcagaaacaagaaaattcgGCGGATAGTAGTTCCAAAAACAAAGACGACATCAAGGATGTTGAGCAAGCTGTTAAAGGTCTTGGAcagcaatttaaatttttaaagaggagggagaagaaagaaagtaaTCTCGATGGTTCAGATTCTAGTGAGCAAAATGATTCTAATAAAGTTCAGCAATCCAATGAAGAGTCAAGTAGCTCTGCTGAGTTGGAGAAACTACTTTCCAACGATGCATTTTTGCGTCTTAAAGAATCTGGAACTGGTCTCCATTTAAAG TCAGTGGATGAGCTAATCAGCATGGCACACAAGTATTATGATGAAATTGCTTTGCCAAAGCTG GCTACAGACTTCGGATCACTTGAACTTTCTCCAGTTGATGGTCGTACACTAactgattttatgcatttaagaGGACTGCAAATGCGATCTTTGGGTGAAGTA GTTAAACTTGCTGAGAATCTTCCACACATACAATCCCTTTGTATTCATGAGATGATTACTAGAGCCTTTAAGCATCTACTTAAAGCTGTAATTGCCTCTGTTGACAATGTAGCAGACTTATCTGCCATCATTGCATCGACGCTGAATTTCTTACTCGGAGGATCTCAAACAGAGGATGCTGACCAAAATTTGGGTGATGACCATAATCTCAGATTTAAAtggttaaatatatttttgtccaAAAGATTTGGATGGACACTAAAGGATGAATTTCAACATTTGAGGAAGTTGTCAATTCTCAGAGGGCTCTGTCAAAAG GTAGGATTGGAATTGGTATCAAGAGATTATGACATGGAATCCTCCAAGCCTTTCAGCAAATATGATATTATCAGCCTAGTTCCTGTTTGCAAG CATGTAGGATGCTCCTCAGTTGACGGGCGTAATTTATTGGAATCGTCAAAAATCGCTCTTGATAAAGGAAAGCTTGAGGATGCTGTAAATTATGGAACTAAG GCGCTGGCAAAGATGATGACTGTTTGTGGACCTTATCATCGAACTACGGCTAGTGCATACAGTCTTCTAGCTGTGGTTCTCTACCACACTGGAGATTTTAACCAG GCCACCATATATCAGCAGAAGGCCTTGGACATAAATGAGAGGGAGCTTGGGCTTGATCATCCTGACACAATGAAAAGCTATGGGGATCTTTCGGTCTTTTATTATCGTTTGCAGCACATTGAGCTTGCTCTGAA GTATGTCAACCGTGCTctattccttcttcattttacGTGTGGGCTTTCCCATCCTAACACAGCTGCAACATATATAAATGTCGCGATGATGGAAGAGGGAATGGGAAATGTCCATGTGGCACTCAGATACTTGCATGAAGCTCTTAAATGCAACAAAAGATTGTTAGGAGCTGATCATATAcag ACTGCTGCTAGCTATCACGCCATTGCGATAGCTCTTTCATTGATGGAAGCATATTCACTGAGTGTGCAACATGAACAAACTACACTCAAGATACTTCAAGCAAAGCTTGGACCTGAAGATCTTCGTACACAG GATGCGGCGGCATGGCTTGAATATTTTGAATCGAAAGCCATAGAGCAGCAAGAAGCGGCtaaaaatggaactccaaagccAGATGCATCTATTGCAAGTAAAGGCCACCTTAG TGTGTCAGATCTCATGGATTTCATAAGTCCTGATCAAGACTCAAAAGGAAATGATACTCAGAGGAAACAACGTCGTGCAAAG ATAGTCCCACTGAATGATTCGCATCAAGAACATGATGATGGACTAGCAGAGGATGAGGGAATTATTTTTGAAGACTCAAAAGATGCTACGATTATTACAAAGACGGTGGAAGAAAAAAACAGCAGAGTTATTGATTCCAAGGAACTAAAAGAAAATAGTGGTCTAACTAGGCATGAGCCAGTGACAAGTGAAGTAGTCTACGAGACATCGTCCGATGAAGGTTGGCAAGAAGCTAATTCAAAAGGGCGGTCTGCAAACCCAGCCAACCGCAAATTTGGACACAGAAAACGTCCTCTTTTGACAAAGGTCAGTATTGATAATTACAATTTTAGAGAAGGCGGTTACAGGAATGACACTCCTTCACCACCAAAGAAGGGATCTCCAAAAGTCACTTTAGCTACTCTGTCTCCATCTAGACAATCGAAAGTTCGCAGCCAGAATTCCAACGAGGATTTTGTAAGTCATCCTACAAAAGCTTCCATGTCCAAAATTTTGTCTCCTCCGCCAGCTCTAAGTTCCTTGGCTTCCAAGTCTATATCATACAAAGAAGTTGCGCTGGCACCACCAGGTACGGTTTTAAAGCCACTGTTGGAGAAAGTTGAGAGGGAAAATAATGAGGCCGAAAATGAGTCATCCACCAATTCAACTGTGATATCAACAAATGAAGAAACTTGCCAAAGTTCCATAGTTGATACAGCTTCAAAGCATGATGAAACTCAAGGAACTCATGAAACcgaaattcaacaagaaaattgTTCCTCGGAATCTGAGGTTTCCCCTGTTCCAGATCAGGTAAAACCTACAGAAACTAATGGTAGTAAGCTTTCGGCTGCGGCAAAACCATTCAATCCAGGAATGCTGTCTATGTCAAACCACCATTTAAGCATATATGATGCTAATGTTAGCCAAGGCATGCTTGTTGAGCCTGTTCTTCCTCCTGCTGCTGCTAGAGTTCCTTGTGGTCCAAGATCACCTCTATATTATCGAACCAACTATGCGTTTCGCATGAAGCATGGTTTCTCTAAAAGCCATACTCCTATCAGGGAAAGAACATATGGTGCTCCAAGAATCATGAATCCACATGCACCTGAGTTTGTTCCCAGAAATGCTTCTCAATTAGACACTGGCAATGCCAATGTTTCATCCGAAGAAAACAAGGCCGATGAGAAATTCGTCAAAGGCAAAGATAGTTCTCTGAAAAGCAGCATTTCTGAGTCCGAGAAGTCGGAGATAGCAAGGCAGATATTGCTCAGTTTTCTTGTGAAATCTGTTCAGCAGAACATTGATTCTGTGGACGAGTCGAAAGCTAGCGAAGGAAAGCATGAGAAGTCAGAAAACTCTTCTTCTGATGCAATAGCTAAAGACAGTGCTATCATAAAAATCACGTATGGGGATGAAGAAAATAACAAGGTTCCGAATTCCAGTGATAGTGAAGAGCCTGAGGATGTAAGTAGAAAAGTGAATGGAGATGGTGAAGGATTCATAGTTGTAACAAAGAGGAGGAAAAGCAAGCAAAAGATCACAAATGGGGTCACAGAATTGCACAACCAACAATCCATATGTGCTTCAGTTCGTTGA
- the LOC112709781 gene encoding protein REDUCED CHLOROPLAST COVERAGE 3 isoform X2, whose product MAPRSGKGKSNKAKTEKKKKEEKGAPSLVDITVVTPYDSHIVLKGISTDKILDVRRLLAVKVETCHFTNYSLSHEVKGQRLNDRIEVVTLKPCLLRMVEENYTEEAYAVAHVRRLLDIVACTTRFGKPKRGPLSPDSKPKKNAKAQNQIKGGSSPPSTPNGEIRAGSPPAPAERVIPAISDSVGMVAIHPTPKLSDFYEFFSFSHLTPPILHLKRCELKSEEDRSKGDYFQLQVKICNGKVIEVVASEKGFYTVGKQSLQSHTLVDLLQQLSRGFANAYESLMKAFSEHNKFGNLPYGFRANTWLVPPSVAESPSNFPALPAEDESWGGNGGGQGRNGEYELRQWASDFAVLASLPCKTEEERVVRDRKAFLLHSRFVDTSIFKAIKAIQHVMESNMKNESNSPSSILHEEHVGDLSVVVKCDIRNGNRKYDSISNESSLHKEDAQKNLLKGLTADESVIVHDTSSLTSVVVHHCGYTATVRVVGNLNISKPNAHDIEIDDQPDGGANALNINSLRLLLHKHVDEPSEGTLSSPPNSDDLDSSKQLVWKVIQDCLEKITQETGVSRRFFRWELGSCWMQHLQKQENSADSSSKNKDDIKDVEQAVKGLGQQFKFLKRREKKESNLDGSDSSEQNDSNKVQQSNEESSSSAELEKLLSNDAFLRLKESGTGLHLKSVDELISMAHKYYDEIALPKLATDFGSLELSPVDGRTLTDFMHLRGLQMRSLGEVVKLAENLPHIQSLCIHEMITRAFKHLLKAVIASVDNVADLSAIIASTLNFLLGGSQTEDADQNLGDDHNLRFKWLNIFLSKRFGWTLKDEFQHLRKLSILRGLCQKVGLELVSRDYDMESSKPFSKYDIISLVPVCKHVGCSSVDGRNLLESSKIALDKGKLEDAVNYGTKALAKMMTVCGPYHRTTASAYSLLAVVLYHTGDFNQATIYQQKALDINERELGLDHPDTMKSYGDLSVFYYRLQHIELALKYVNRALFLLHFTCGLSHPNTAATYINVAMMEEGMGNVHVALRYLHEALKCNKRLLGADHIQTAASYHAIAIALSLMEAYSLSVQHEQTTLKILQAKLGPEDLRTQDAAAWLEYFESKAIEQQEAAKNGTPKPDASIASKGHLSVSDLMDFISPDQDSKGNDTQRKQRRAKIVPLNDSHQEHDDGLAEDEGIIFEDSKDATIITKTVEEKNSRVIDSKELKENSGLTRHEPVTSEVVYETSSDEGWQEANSKGRSANPANRKFGHRKRPLLTKVSIDNYNFREGGYRNDTPSPPKKGSPKVTLATLSPSRQSKVRSQNSNEDFVSHPTKASMSKILSPPPALSSLASKSISYKEVALAPPGTVLKPLLEKVERENNEAENESSTNSTVISTNEETCQSSIVDTASKHDETQGTHETEIQQENCSSESEVSPVPDQVKPTETNGSKLSAAAKPFNPGMLSMSNHHLSIYDANVSQGMLVEPVLPPAAARVPCGPRSPLYYRTNYAFRMKHGFSKSHTPIRERTYGAPRIMNPHAPEFVPRNASQLDTGNANVSSEENKADEKFVKGKDSSLKSSISESEKSEIARQILLSFLVKSVQQNIDSVDESKASEGKHEKSENSSSDAIAKDSAIIKITYGDEENNKVPNSSDSEEPEDVSRKVNGDGEGFIVVTKRRKSKQKITNGVTELHNQQSICASVR is encoded by the exons ATGGCCCCAAGGTCAGGAAAAGGGAAATCAAATAAAGCTAAgactgagaagaagaaaaaagaagagaaag GAGCACCTTCTCTTGTTGACATAACTGTGGTTACTCCCTATGATTCACATATTGTATTGAAG GGTATCTCTACTGATAAGATACTTGATGTAAGGAGGCTATTGGCTGTGAAGGTGGAGACATGCCATTTTACAAACTATTCTCTATCTCATGAG GTTAAGGGTCAGAGATTAAATGACAGAATTGAAGTTGTTACCCTAAAGCCATGTCTTCTAAGAATGGTTGAAG AGAATTACACAGAGGAAGCTTATGCTGTTGCACACGTGCGGAGGCTGTTGGACATAGTGGCCTGCACAACAAGGTTCGGGAAGCCCAAAAGAGGCCCATTAAGCCCAGATTCTAAGCCCAAGAAGAACGCTAAGGCCCAAAATCAGATTAAGGGAGGTTCGAGTCCACCGTCTACACCTAATGGCGAAATCCGTGCCGGATCTCCGCCGGCGCCGGCGGAGCGGGTTATCCCGGCGATATCAGATAGCGTTGGCATGGTGGCGATTCACCCGACGCCGAAGCTTTCAGATTTTTACgagttcttctctttctctcaccTCACTCCACCTATTCTAC ATTTGAAGAGATGTGAGCTGAAAAGTGAAGAAGATAGAAGTAAAGGAGACTACTTTCAGCTTCAG GTTAAAATCTGCAATGGGAAGGTAATAGAAGTGGTGGCTTCAGAGAAAGGGTTTTATACTGTTGGAAAACAATCTCTGCAAAGTCACACTTTGGTTGATCTTCTGCAACAGCTAAGCCGAGGTTTCGCTAAT GCATATGAATCTTTAATGAAAGCTTTCTCGGAACATAATAAG TTTGGCAATCTTCCATATGGATTCCGAGCAAATACCTGGCTTGTCCCTCCATCTGTTGCCGAGTCACCTTCAAACTTTCCTGCCCTTCCTGCTGAGGACGAAAGCTGGGGTGGTAATGGTGGTGGCCAAGGTAGAAATGGTGAATATGAGCTTAGACAATGGGCTTCAGATTTTGCAGTATTAGCTTCTCTTCCATGCAAAACTGAAGAGGAGAGAGTGGTCAGAGATAGAAAAGCTTTCCTGCTGCACAGTCGATTTGTTGATACCTCGATATTCAAGGCCATCAAGGCAATACAGCATGTCATGGAATCCAATATGAAGAATGAATCAAATTCTCCAAGTTCAATTCTGCATGAAGAGCATGTAGGAGACTTGTCAGTTGTCGTCAAATGTGATATTCGCAATGGAAATAGAAAGTATGATTCTATATCTAATGAATCCAGTCTGCATAAGGAGGATGCTCAGAAGAATTTGCTCAAAGGTTTGACTGCAGATGAAAGTGTAATTGTTCAT GATACATCTTCATTAACTTCTGTAGTTGTGCATCATTGTGGATATACTGCAACAGTAAGGGTCGTAGGTAACTTAAATATTAGCAAGCCTAATGCTCACGATATTGAAATAGACGATCAACCAGATGGAGGGGCAAATGCTCTTAACATCAACAG TTTGAGGCTACTGCTTCACAAACATGTAGACGAACCCTCAGAAGGAACTTTATCATCTCCACCAAATTCGGATGACTTAGATAGCTCTAAGCAACTTGTCTGGAAGGTAATACAAGATTGCTTGGAAAAGATAACACAGGAGACGGGTGTTTCAAGGAGGTTTTTTAGATGGGAACTTGGTTCCTGTTGGATGCAACATCTgcagaaacaagaaaattcgGCGGATAGTAGTTCCAAAAACAAAGACGACATCAAGGATGTTGAGCAAGCTGTTAAAGGTCTTGGAcagcaatttaaatttttaaagaggagggagaagaaagaaagtaaTCTCGATGGTTCAGATTCTAGTGAGCAAAATGATTCTAATAAAGTTCAGCAATCCAATGAAGAGTCAAGTAGCTCTGCTGAGTTGGAGAAACTACTTTCCAACGATGCATTTTTGCGTCTTAAAGAATCTGGAACTGGTCTCCATTTAAAG TCAGTGGATGAGCTAATCAGCATGGCACACAAGTATTATGATGAAATTGCTTTGCCAAAGCTG GCTACAGACTTCGGATCACTTGAACTTTCTCCAGTTGATGGTCGTACACTAactgattttatgcatttaagaGGACTGCAAATGCGATCTTTGGGTGAAGTA GTTAAACTTGCTGAGAATCTTCCACACATACAATCCCTTTGTATTCATGAGATGATTACTAGAGCCTTTAAGCATCTACTTAAAGCTGTAATTGCCTCTGTTGACAATGTAGCAGACTTATCTGCCATCATTGCATCGACGCTGAATTTCTTACTCGGAGGATCTCAAACAGAGGATGCTGACCAAAATTTGGGTGATGACCATAATCTCAGATTTAAAtggttaaatatatttttgtccaAAAGATTTGGATGGACACTAAAGGATGAATTTCAACATTTGAGGAAGTTGTCAATTCTCAGAGGGCTCTGTCAAAAG GTAGGATTGGAATTGGTATCAAGAGATTATGACATGGAATCCTCCAAGCCTTTCAGCAAATATGATATTATCAGCCTAGTTCCTGTTTGCAAG CATGTAGGATGCTCCTCAGTTGACGGGCGTAATTTATTGGAATCGTCAAAAATCGCTCTTGATAAAGGAAAGCTTGAGGATGCTGTAAATTATGGAACTAAG GCGCTGGCAAAGATGATGACTGTTTGTGGACCTTATCATCGAACTACGGCTAGTGCATACAGTCTTCTAGCTGTGGTTCTCTACCACACTGGAGATTTTAACCAG GCCACCATATATCAGCAGAAGGCCTTGGACATAAATGAGAGGGAGCTTGGGCTTGATCATCCTGACACAATGAAAAGCTATGGGGATCTTTCGGTCTTTTATTATCGTTTGCAGCACATTGAGCTTGCTCTGAA GTATGTCAACCGTGCTctattccttcttcattttacGTGTGGGCTTTCCCATCCTAACACAGCTGCAACATATATAAATGTCGCGATGATGGAAGAGGGAATGGGAAATGTCCATGTGGCACTCAGATACTTGCATGAAGCTCTTAAATGCAACAAAAGATTGTTAGGAGCTGATCATATAcag ACTGCTGCTAGCTATCACGCCATTGCGATAGCTCTTTCATTGATGGAAGCATATTCACTGAGTGTGCAACATGAACAAACTACACTCAAGATACTTCAAGCAAAGCTTGGACCTGAAGATCTTCGTACACAG GATGCGGCGGCATGGCTTGAATATTTTGAATCGAAAGCCATAGAGCAGCAAGAAGCGGCtaaaaatggaactccaaagccAGATGCATCTATTGCAAGTAAAGGCCACCTTAG TGTGTCAGATCTCATGGATTTCATAAGTCCTGATCAAGACTCAAAAGGAAATGATACTCAGAGGAAACAACGTCGTGCAAAG ATAGTCCCACTGAATGATTCGCATCAAGAACATGATGATGGACTAGCAGAGGATGAGGGAATTATTTTTGAAGACTCAAAAGATGCTACGATTATTACAAAGACGGTGGAAGAAAAAAACAGCAGAGTTATTGATTCCAAGGAACTAAAAGAAAATAGTGGTCTAACTAGGCATGAGCCAGTGACAAGTGAAGTAGTCTACGAGACATCGTCCGATGAAGGTTGGCAAGAAGCTAATTCAAAAGGGCGGTCTGCAAACCCAGCCAACCGCAAATTTGGACACAGAAAACGTCCTCTTTTGACAAAGGTCAGTATTGATAATTACAATTTTAGAGAAGGCGGTTACAGGAATGACACTCCTTCACCACCAAAGAAGGGATCTCCAAAAGTCACTTTAGCTACTCTGTCTCCATCTAGACAATCGAAAGTTCGCAGCCAGAATTCCAACGAGGATTTTGTAAGTCATCCTACAAAAGCTTCCATGTCCAAAATTTTGTCTCCTCCGCCAGCTCTAAGTTCCTTGGCTTCCAAGTCTATATCATACAAAGAAGTTGCGCTGGCACCACCAGGTACGGTTTTAAAGCCACTGTTGGAGAAAGTTGAGAGGGAAAATAATGAGGCCGAAAATGAGTCATCCACCAATTCAACTGTGATATCAACAAATGAAGAAACTTGCCAAAGTTCCATAGTTGATACAGCTTCAAAGCATGATGAAACTCAAGGAACTCATGAAACcgaaattcaacaagaaaattgTTCCTCGGAATCTGAGGTTTCCCCTGTTCCAGATCAGGTAAAACCTACAGAAACTAATGGTAGTAAGCTTTCGGCTGCGGCAAAACCATTCAATCCAGGAATGCTGTCTATGTCAAACCACCATTTAAGCATATATGATGCTAATGTTAGCCAAGGCATGCTTGTTGAGCCTGTTCTTCCTCCTGCTGCTGCTAGAGTTCCTTGTGGTCCAAGATCACCTCTATATTATCGAACCAACTATGCGTTTCGCATGAAGCATGGTTTCTCTAAAAGCCATACTCCTATCAGGGAAAGAACATATGGTGCTCCAAGAATCATGAATCCACATGCACCTGAGTTTGTTCCCAGAAATGCTTCTCAATTAGACACTGGCAATGCCAATGTTTCATCCGAAGAAAACAAGGCCGATGAGAAATTCGTCAAAGGCAAAGATAGTTCTCTGAAAAGCAGCATTTCTGAGTCCGAGAAGTCGGAGATAGCAAGGCAGATATTGCTCAGTTTTCTTGTGAAATCTGTTCAGCAGAACATTGATTCTGTGGACGAGTCGAAAGCTAGCGAAGGAAAGCATGAGAAGTCAGAAAACTCTTCTTCTGATGCAATAGCTAAAGACAGTGCTATCATAAAAATCACGTATGGGGATGAAGAAAATAACAAGGTTCCGAATTCCAGTGATAGTGAAGAGCCTGAGGATGTAAGTAGAAAAGTGAATGGAGATGGTGAAGGATTCATAGTTGTAACAAAGAGGAGGAAAAGCAAGCAAAAGATCACAAATGGGGTCACAGAATTGCACAACCAACAATCCATATGTGCTTCAGTTCGTTGA